One Arthrobacter sp. StoSoilB20 DNA segment encodes these proteins:
- a CDS encoding APC family permease codes for MSQTIRAGASKSTADAATSHDISGKGLKTGQLGLLAVVVLGISTIAPAYTLTGALGPTVNEVGLQLPVIFLIGFIPMILVSLAYRELNADSPDSGTTFTWVTKAFGPWVGWMGGWGLLAANIIVLSNLAGVAVDFFYLFLAQATGSPELADLASNKLLNVATCFVFVALAVWISYRGLHTTKIVQYGLVGFQLLVLGIFVAMAFANWSTSETAVPFSWDWFDVTKIETFGQIAAGISLSIFVYWGWDVCLTVNEETANGKKTAGLAGTLTAVIVLGIYLLVTIATMMFAGVGDTGIGLNNEENHANVFTALASPVMGPFAILMSLAVLSSSAASLQSTFTSPSRSLLAMAHYGALPERFSHMSKKFSTPGFATVAAGVLSAGFYAVMHVISENVLNDTILALGLMICFYYGLTAIACAWYFRNSVFDNARNFFLRLVCPLVGGVGLFVVFVQTAIDSWAPEFGSGSEIFGVGLVFVLGIGILALGAVLMLIMARIRPGFFRGETIRQDTPALVVPE; via the coding sequence ATGAGCCAGACAATCCGCGCCGGTGCTTCCAAAAGCACCGCTGACGCCGCAACGTCGCACGACATCAGCGGCAAGGGACTGAAGACGGGGCAGTTGGGGCTCCTCGCCGTCGTCGTTCTTGGCATTTCAACCATCGCCCCGGCGTATACCTTGACGGGCGCGCTTGGCCCCACGGTCAACGAAGTCGGGCTGCAACTGCCCGTGATCTTCCTGATCGGCTTCATCCCGATGATCCTGGTCTCGCTGGCCTACAGGGAACTCAACGCGGATTCCCCGGACAGTGGAACCACGTTCACCTGGGTCACCAAAGCGTTCGGCCCGTGGGTGGGCTGGATGGGCGGTTGGGGCCTCCTCGCGGCCAACATCATTGTCCTGTCCAACCTGGCAGGGGTAGCCGTGGACTTCTTCTACCTGTTCCTGGCCCAGGCCACCGGCTCACCCGAGCTCGCCGACCTCGCCTCCAACAAGCTCTTGAACGTGGCCACCTGCTTCGTTTTCGTGGCCTTGGCAGTGTGGATCAGCTACCGCGGCCTGCACACCACCAAAATTGTCCAGTACGGACTGGTGGGGTTCCAGCTGCTGGTCCTGGGCATCTTTGTGGCCATGGCCTTTGCCAACTGGTCCACGTCCGAGACCGCTGTTCCCTTCAGCTGGGACTGGTTCGACGTCACCAAGATTGAAACCTTTGGCCAGATAGCCGCCGGTATCTCGTTGTCGATCTTCGTGTACTGGGGCTGGGACGTCTGCCTGACCGTGAACGAGGAAACCGCCAACGGCAAGAAGACCGCCGGACTCGCAGGCACGCTCACGGCCGTCATTGTGCTGGGCATCTACCTCCTGGTCACCATTGCCACCATGATGTTTGCCGGCGTGGGCGACACAGGCATCGGCCTGAACAACGAGGAAAACCACGCCAACGTCTTTACCGCGCTCGCGTCGCCTGTGATGGGTCCGTTTGCGATCCTCATGTCCCTCGCGGTGCTGTCCAGTTCGGCGGCCTCCCTGCAGTCCACCTTCACCTCGCCCTCGCGCAGCCTGCTGGCCATGGCGCACTACGGCGCCCTGCCGGAGCGCTTCAGCCACATGAGCAAGAAGTTTTCGACGCCGGGCTTCGCCACAGTTGCTGCCGGTGTCCTGTCGGCGGGCTTCTATGCAGTGATGCACGTAATCAGCGAGAACGTCCTCAACGACACCATCCTGGCCCTCGGCCTGATGATCTGCTTCTACTACGGACTCACAGCCATCGCCTGTGCCTGGTACTTCCGTAACAGCGTGTTCGACAATGCCCGGAACTTCTTCCTGCGGCTTGTGTGCCCCCTGGTGGGTGGCGTGGGACTGTTCGTGGTGTTCGTGCAGACCGCCATCGACAGCTGGGCTCCGGAGTTCGGCAGTGGGTCCGAGATCTTTGGCGTAGGGCTGGTGTTCGTCCTCGGCATCGGGATCCTGGCACTGGGTGCTGTGCTGATGCTGATCATGGCCCGCATCCGGCCCGGGTTCTTCCGGGGCGAGACCATCCGGCAAGACACACCCGCTTTGGTGGTACCTGAGTAG
- a CDS encoding agmatine deiminase family protein, with protein MSAWRMPSETAPQDRVWMAFPTGGYTLGDTEEEAHAARSTWAAVANAILEFEPVTMVVAPDDVETASRYLDPRVEVLTAELNDAWMRDIGPSFVLDANNQLGAVDWIFNGWGGQDWAAWDKDSLMAANVTERAGATHLPSGIVNEGGGIQVDGEGTVLVTETVQLDQGRNPGLTKADIEEELARTIGATHVVWLPRGLTRDSEKFGTRGHVDIVAAIPSPGTLLVHSQQNPEHPDYKVSREIIDFLRTTHDAAGREWNIIEVPAPEALTDDEGFVDYSYINHLVVNGGVIACSFNDPMDEKALRILADAYPGRRVVSVDARELFARGGGIHCITQQQPSAI; from the coding sequence ATGAGCGCCTGGCGCATGCCCTCCGAAACGGCTCCCCAGGACCGTGTCTGGATGGCCTTCCCCACCGGCGGCTACACCTTGGGCGATACCGAAGAAGAAGCGCACGCCGCCCGCTCCACCTGGGCAGCTGTAGCCAACGCCATCCTTGAGTTCGAGCCTGTCACCATGGTGGTAGCGCCCGACGACGTCGAAACGGCCTCGCGCTACCTGGACCCCCGCGTTGAGGTACTCACCGCCGAACTCAACGATGCCTGGATGCGCGACATTGGGCCCTCGTTCGTGCTGGATGCAAACAACCAGCTCGGTGCCGTGGACTGGATCTTCAACGGCTGGGGCGGCCAGGACTGGGCTGCGTGGGACAAAGACTCCCTGATGGCCGCAAACGTGACCGAACGTGCCGGCGCCACCCACCTCCCCTCCGGGATCGTGAACGAGGGCGGCGGAATCCAGGTCGATGGCGAGGGCACAGTCCTGGTCACCGAGACCGTGCAGCTGGATCAGGGCCGGAACCCCGGACTGACCAAAGCCGACATCGAAGAAGAGCTGGCGCGCACCATCGGCGCCACCCACGTAGTGTGGCTGCCCCGTGGCCTCACCCGTGATTCCGAGAAGTTCGGCACCCGCGGACACGTGGACATCGTGGCAGCCATCCCCAGCCCCGGCACGCTGCTGGTCCACTCCCAGCAGAACCCGGAACACCCGGACTACAAGGTCTCCCGGGAGATCATCGACTTCCTGCGCACCACCCACGACGCAGCCGGCAGGGAATGGAACATCATCGAAGTTCCCGCCCCCGAAGCCCTGACCGACGACGAGGGGTTTGTGGACTACAGCTACATCAACCACCTGGTGGTCAATGGCGGCGTCATCGCCTGCAGCTTCAACGACCCCATGGACGAGAAAGCACTCCGCATTCTCGCCGATGCCTACCCCGGCCGGCGCGTGGTCAGTGTTGACGCACGCGAACTCTTCGCCCGGGGTGGCGGCATCCACTGCATCACACAGCAACAGCCTTCGGCCATCTAG
- a CDS encoding nitrilase-related carbon-nitrogen hydrolase, with amino-acid sequence MIEITCLEAPTSLARTEPSTRTPLRVGVVQHRWHADEAALRAELTEGIERAAKLGATVVFLPELTLSRYPADTRPENNPAAGIRPSDITEDLLTGPTFTFAAEAARKYGVSVHASLYQRAENPDGSDDGLGLNTAILVNPAGELVARTHKLHIPVTAGYYEDKFFRKGPEAEDAYAVHAPAELGGARLGMPTCWDEWFPELARLYSLGGAEILVYPTAIGSEPDHPDFDTQPLWQQVIVGNGIANGLFMIAPNRYGNEGTLNFYGSSFISDPYGRILAQAPRDESAVLVADLDLDQRKDWLTLFPFLATRRPETYARLTEPVDPNAPLGAAQAQAVSA; translated from the coding sequence ATGATTGAAATAACCTGCCTCGAAGCCCCGACTTCCCTGGCCCGCACCGAGCCCTCAACGCGCACCCCCTTGCGGGTAGGCGTTGTCCAGCACCGCTGGCACGCCGACGAGGCCGCTCTCCGCGCCGAACTCACAGAGGGCATCGAGCGTGCTGCCAAGCTGGGAGCCACCGTTGTTTTCCTGCCTGAGCTGACCCTCTCCCGCTACCCCGCGGACACCCGCCCGGAGAACAATCCGGCTGCAGGCATCCGCCCCTCGGACATCACCGAGGACCTCCTCACAGGGCCCACCTTCACCTTTGCTGCTGAAGCCGCCAGGAAGTACGGCGTCTCAGTGCACGCCTCGCTTTACCAGCGGGCCGAAAACCCGGACGGCAGCGATGACGGCCTGGGCCTGAACACCGCCATCCTGGTGAACCCCGCAGGCGAACTGGTGGCCCGCACCCACAAACTGCACATCCCTGTAACCGCCGGCTACTACGAGGACAAGTTCTTCCGCAAAGGCCCGGAAGCAGAAGACGCTTATGCGGTCCACGCTCCGGCCGAACTGGGGGGCGCGCGCCTGGGCATGCCCACCTGCTGGGACGAATGGTTCCCCGAACTTGCCCGCCTGTACTCCCTGGGCGGCGCCGAAATCCTGGTCTACCCCACGGCCATCGGATCCGAACCGGACCACCCCGATTTCGACACGCAGCCCTTGTGGCAGCAGGTGATCGTGGGCAACGGCATCGCCAACGGACTGTTCATGATCGCCCCCAACCGCTACGGCAACGAGGGCACCCTGAACTTCTACGGTTCATCCTTCATCTCCGATCCCTACGGCCGTATCCTGGCCCAGGCACCCCGCGACGAATCAGCTGTCCTGGTGGCAGACCTGGACCTCGACCAGCGCAAGGACTGGCTGACGCTGTTCCCCTTCTTGGCAACCCGCCGCCCGGAAACCTACGCGCGCCTCACCGAACCGGTGGACCCCAACGCCCCGCTCGGCGCAGCACAAGCACAAGCAGTCTCCGCATGA
- the map gene encoding type I methionyl aminopeptidase produces the protein MIEILSRPELSRAKEAGALVANILHTLKGRATVGTNLLDIDKWAKSMILEAGAVSCYVDYAPSFGRGPFGHYICTGVNDAVLHGLPRDYALADGDLLTLDLAVSKNGIAADSAISFIVGESKPAESVAMIEATERALRAGIEAARPGARIGDLSYAIGSVLSEAGYPVNTEFGGHGIGSTMHQEPHVPNMGRPGRGYKLRPGLLLALEPWVMADTAQLVTDADGWTLRSVTGCRTAHTEHTIAITDGAAEILTLPTLAP, from the coding sequence ATGATTGAGATCCTGAGCCGTCCGGAGCTAAGCCGCGCCAAGGAGGCCGGCGCCCTGGTCGCCAACATTCTGCACACGCTGAAGGGCCGGGCAACGGTGGGCACAAATCTGCTGGACATCGACAAGTGGGCCAAGTCCATGATCCTCGAGGCCGGAGCGGTGTCCTGCTACGTCGACTATGCGCCCTCCTTCGGCCGCGGACCGTTCGGCCACTACATCTGCACCGGGGTAAACGACGCCGTCCTGCACGGCCTCCCCCGGGATTACGCCTTGGCTGACGGCGATCTGCTGACCCTCGACCTGGCTGTCTCCAAGAACGGAATCGCCGCAGACTCCGCCATCAGCTTCATTGTGGGCGAGTCCAAACCTGCGGAGAGTGTGGCAATGATTGAAGCCACTGAACGAGCCTTGCGGGCAGGCATAGAGGCTGCCCGTCCCGGCGCACGCATCGGCGACCTCTCCTACGCCATCGGCTCGGTCCTCAGTGAGGCCGGCTACCCCGTCAATACCGAGTTCGGTGGGCACGGCATTGGCTCCACCATGCACCAGGAGCCCCACGTGCCCAACATGGGCCGCCCCGGCCGCGGGTACAAGCTCCGGCCCGGACTGCTGCTCGCCCTTGAGCCGTGGGTCATGGCCGATACGGCACAACTTGTGACCGACGCCGACGGCTGGACCCTCCGCAGCGTCACCGGTTGCCGCACCGCCCACACCGAGCACACCATCGCCATCACCGACGGAGCAGCTGAGATCCTTACCCTGCCAACCCTGGCGCCCTAA
- a CDS encoding helix-turn-helix transcriptional regulator, with translation MVRLPLTPAEAERGQRLGALLRRARGERSMLETALDARVSPETLRKIESGRVATPAFPTVAAIADVLGLSLDDVWAEINRTELGADPAVSRRNSREWLAS, from the coding sequence ATGGTCAGGTTGCCCCTTACACCCGCAGAGGCCGAGCGAGGACAACGTCTCGGCGCCCTTCTGCGGCGCGCCCGGGGTGAACGCTCCATGTTGGAGACGGCCTTGGATGCCCGGGTCTCGCCCGAGACGCTCCGTAAGATCGAGTCCGGCCGGGTGGCGACGCCGGCTTTCCCCACCGTTGCCGCCATTGCTGATGTCCTCGGACTCTCCCTCGATGACGTCTGGGCTGAAATCAACCGCACCGAGCTCGGTGCCGACCCGGCGGTATCCCGGCGCAACTCCCGGGAATGGCTCGCTTCCTAG
- a CDS encoding XRE family transcriptional regulator, which translates to MTTDFSTMLDAVGPRLRAMRTQRNVTLAEASEATGISVSTLSRLESGQRKPTLELLLPIARLHQVPLEELIDAPETGDPRIHLKPHVHEWGTALPLTRRPGGIQAFKMVLKSGTGKEIPQPQSHEGYDWMYILNGKLRLVLGGNDFVLKPGEVAEFDTRTPHWFASATSEPVELLTLFGQQGERLHVRARPKR; encoded by the coding sequence ATGACAACGGATTTCAGCACAATGCTCGACGCCGTCGGCCCTCGCCTGCGTGCCATGCGGACCCAACGCAACGTGACCCTGGCGGAGGCTTCGGAAGCTACCGGCATTTCTGTCAGCACGCTTTCCAGGCTGGAATCGGGCCAACGTAAACCAACACTGGAGCTTCTCCTCCCCATCGCGCGGTTGCATCAGGTCCCCTTGGAAGAACTCATCGATGCCCCGGAAACCGGCGATCCCCGGATCCACCTGAAGCCGCACGTTCATGAGTGGGGCACCGCACTTCCCCTAACCCGGCGCCCGGGCGGCATCCAGGCGTTCAAAATGGTGCTGAAAAGCGGCACTGGAAAAGAAATACCGCAGCCCCAATCCCATGAGGGCTATGACTGGATGTACATACTCAACGGCAAGCTGCGGCTGGTGCTGGGCGGCAACGACTTCGTCCTGAAACCAGGCGAGGTTGCCGAATTCGATACCCGGACTCCACATTGGTTCGCCAGCGCCACATCAGAGCCGGTGGAGCTCCTGACCTTGTTCGGCCAGCAAGGCGAGCGCCTTCACGTGCGCGCACGGCCCAAGCGATAA
- a CDS encoding NAD(P)/FAD-dependent oxidoreductase gives MDAMNSGVSEYDVVVIGGGAAGLSAAVTLGRALRSVVVIDAGEPRNAPAAGVHGFLSRDGINPKELLDLGRSEAVGYGADIMSGTAVEARSTPDPTAGGGPAFEVDLADGRTVKARRVLVTSGLIDVLPEIEGIRERWGRDVLHCPYCHGWEVRNKAIGILGSVPMALHQALLFRQWSSNITLFLNDVVEPTEEQWEQLAARSITVVDGKVQALEVSNDALSGVVLASGTVIPVDAVVTGPRLEARSGVLESLGVPTVEHAMGVGTHVEAAPMGGATSVPGVWAAGNVTDLTGQVMASAAAGVMAGAAINADLMMEETTLAVREARHAALSR, from the coding sequence ATGGACGCAATGAACAGTGGAGTGTCGGAGTACGACGTCGTGGTGATTGGAGGTGGCGCAGCTGGGTTAAGTGCCGCCGTGACCCTGGGCAGGGCGCTGCGGTCGGTCGTGGTCATCGACGCCGGCGAGCCACGGAACGCCCCGGCCGCCGGGGTTCACGGGTTCCTCTCCCGGGACGGTATCAATCCCAAGGAGCTGCTGGACTTGGGACGGTCCGAGGCCGTCGGGTACGGAGCCGACATCATGTCCGGCACTGCTGTAGAGGCACGTTCGACGCCGGACCCCACCGCTGGGGGCGGGCCCGCCTTTGAGGTGGACCTGGCCGATGGCCGGACAGTAAAAGCGCGCCGCGTGCTGGTCACCAGCGGGCTGATTGACGTCCTGCCGGAGATCGAGGGGATCCGGGAACGGTGGGGGCGCGACGTTCTCCACTGCCCTTACTGCCACGGCTGGGAAGTCCGGAACAAAGCAATCGGAATCCTGGGTTCGGTGCCCATGGCGTTGCACCAGGCGTTGCTGTTCCGCCAGTGGAGTTCCAACATCACCTTGTTCCTCAATGATGTGGTGGAACCGACGGAAGAACAATGGGAGCAATTGGCTGCCCGTTCCATCACTGTGGTGGACGGCAAAGTCCAGGCCTTGGAAGTCAGCAACGACGCCTTGAGTGGCGTTGTCCTGGCCTCGGGAACGGTGATTCCGGTGGACGCCGTAGTCACCGGCCCGCGGTTGGAGGCAAGGTCCGGCGTGCTTGAGTCTTTGGGCGTTCCCACGGTGGAGCATGCGATGGGCGTCGGGACCCATGTTGAAGCCGCCCCAATGGGTGGGGCGACATCGGTGCCCGGCGTCTGGGCAGCAGGTAACGTCACGGACCTCACGGGACAAGTGATGGCCTCCGCGGCTGCGGGTGTCATGGCGGGCGCGGCCATCAACGCCGATCTCATGATGGAGGAGACCACCCTGGCTGTCCGGGAAGCGCGGCACGCGGCCCTGTCCCGCTAG
- a CDS encoding amidohydrolase yields the protein MTIDLEKLYKDLHAHPELSFQETRTAGIAAGHLEDLGFTVHRNIGKTGVVGVLENGPGPVVMLRADMDALPVKEATGLDYASTAMGVDHEGKDMPVMHACGHDVHVSCLVGAVEVLVAQRDQWQGTLVALFQPAEEWGGGAETMVAGGLYDAVPKPDVVLGQHVAPFPAGWFGIRPGVTMASADSLNITLHGRGGHGSRPETTVDPVLMAAATTVRLQGIVARELAASDSAVVTVGQIHSGTKNNIIPETATLGLSVRTFSNDTRDKILGSIERIAAGESKASGAPKDPEIQFEEHFPLTVNDQDATERVSAAFKAKFGETQIIDPGPVSGSEDVGALAKAAGAPLVFWFLGGAEPALFKEFATTGRLPEDIPSNHSPYFAPIIQPTLTRGTEALVTAAREFLAAST from the coding sequence ATGACCATTGACCTCGAAAAGCTATACAAAGACCTGCACGCCCACCCCGAGTTGTCTTTCCAAGAGACCCGGACAGCCGGGATTGCAGCGGGGCACCTGGAAGACCTTGGCTTCACTGTCCACCGAAACATCGGAAAAACCGGCGTGGTTGGCGTTCTGGAAAACGGACCCGGACCGGTAGTGATGCTCAGGGCAGACATGGATGCACTGCCTGTCAAGGAAGCAACCGGCCTGGACTATGCAAGCACGGCCATGGGTGTTGACCATGAGGGCAAGGACATGCCGGTCATGCACGCTTGCGGCCATGACGTACACGTCAGTTGCCTGGTTGGCGCGGTGGAGGTTTTGGTCGCGCAACGTGATCAGTGGCAGGGCACCCTGGTGGCCCTCTTCCAGCCAGCCGAGGAGTGGGGCGGCGGGGCCGAAACCATGGTGGCCGGTGGCCTGTACGACGCCGTGCCCAAACCCGACGTCGTACTGGGCCAGCACGTAGCCCCCTTCCCCGCCGGCTGGTTCGGAATCCGGCCCGGTGTCACCATGGCATCCGCCGATTCCCTCAACATCACCCTCCATGGGCGCGGCGGTCACGGTTCACGCCCGGAGACCACTGTTGACCCGGTGCTGATGGCTGCGGCAACCACCGTCCGGCTGCAGGGCATTGTTGCCCGTGAGCTGGCAGCGAGTGATTCCGCTGTGGTAACCGTGGGGCAGATCCACTCGGGCACCAAGAACAACATCATTCCCGAAACAGCAACTTTGGGACTCAGCGTCCGCACCTTCAGCAACGACACCCGGGACAAGATCCTCGGTTCCATCGAGCGCATTGCCGCGGGGGAATCCAAGGCATCCGGGGCACCCAAGGACCCCGAGATTCAGTTTGAAGAGCACTTTCCGCTGACCGTCAACGATCAGGATGCCACCGAAAGGGTGTCTGCGGCCTTCAAGGCAAAGTTTGGCGAAACACAGATCATTGACCCCGGCCCTGTCTCCGGAAGCGAAGACGTGGGCGCCTTGGCCAAGGCCGCCGGCGCTCCCCTGGTTTTCTGGTTCCTTGGTGGTGCCGAGCCTGCCTTGTTCAAGGAATTTGCAACAACAGGGCGCCTTCCCGAGGATATTCCGTCGAATCACTCACCGTATTTTGCGCCCATTATCCAGCCGACCCTGACGCGGGGAACGGAAGCCCTGGTGACGGCGGCCCGGGAATTCCTGGCTGCCAGCACCTAG
- a CDS encoding cyclodeaminase/cyclohydrolase family protein, with protein sequence MNDSQAATTQQSTVEEWTKALAESTGSPGGGAGTGVMLSIAASLTSMVAGYTEAGEDQHEKLSGIHARARELREDALQLADDDSSASNAFGAAFRLDPGPERDDAIHQASVDAAKASAVLGERAIHAIEDLGWLASHGNPALIADVVVGFGALRAAISGARTNVSFDLASLTSAGTALEEVKEQHPELWSTVSRLGDALDRIDDLTAGVDKKAAPTEAL encoded by the coding sequence ATGAATGATTCCCAAGCAGCCACGACACAGCAATCCACTGTTGAGGAATGGACCAAAGCGCTGGCCGAATCCACCGGCTCGCCGGGCGGTGGCGCCGGGACAGGAGTCATGCTCTCCATCGCCGCTTCCCTGACCTCCATGGTGGCCGGATACACCGAGGCCGGGGAGGACCAGCACGAAAAGCTCTCGGGCATCCATGCCCGTGCCCGTGAACTGCGTGAAGATGCCCTGCAATTGGCGGACGACGACTCTTCCGCCTCCAACGCCTTCGGCGCCGCCTTCCGCCTGGATCCCGGGCCGGAGCGCGACGACGCAATCCACCAGGCCTCTGTTGATGCTGCCAAGGCCTCGGCAGTCCTGGGCGAGCGGGCCATCCACGCCATTGAAGACCTCGGCTGGCTCGCTTCCCACGGCAATCCCGCGCTGATCGCCGACGTCGTGGTTGGCTTCGGAGCCCTCCGTGCAGCCATCAGCGGAGCCCGAACCAACGTAAGTTTCGACCTCGCCTCCCTGACCTCCGCCGGAACCGCGCTGGAGGAAGTCAAGGAGCAGCACCCAGAGCTATGGAGCACGGTCAGCAGGCTCGGCGACGCCCTTGACAGAATCGATGACCTGACTGCCGGCGTCGACAAAAAGGCGGCACCAACCGAAGCGTTGTGA
- a CDS encoding MFS transporter, translating into MFSPSPTQALRSADPVKGQAAPWRDWTALALLMFPVLLVAVDNTALTFALPEIARSLDVGGVQLLWIVDAYPLVLAALLVSMGNLGDRIGRRRLLLIGSTGFAAVSAATAFAPSAEWLIAGRAGLGVFGAMLMPSTLSLIRNIFADPNRRRLAIAVWAAGFSGGAALGPIFGGWLVEHFWWGAVFLVAAFLLLPLLAFGRALIPESKDANPGRVDVASIVLSVVTMAPFVYGIKEFAVHGFGASAAAFMGFGLVMGILFVRRQQRIENPMLDVALFNNKVFSTAIVANVLSLFSMTGFIYFFAQHLQLVEGQSPMEAGIAMIPALLATVIAGLLVVPLVRRVRPGYVVAAGLTLSAAGYLIVMVGDHGSGPVFLLSALTVLAIGVGAAETISNDLILASVPADKSGAASAISETGYELGSLLGTAVLGSILTASYQHNLVIPDGVSPQAAGKSSETLAGAVDAAAALPAPLSEALTVAARTAFESGVHITAAIGLVLMAGAAVLAAVVLRRVPKAQ; encoded by the coding sequence ATGTTCTCGCCGTCCCCAACCCAAGCACTCCGTTCCGCTGATCCCGTTAAGGGCCAGGCAGCACCGTGGCGCGACTGGACGGCTCTGGCACTCCTGATGTTTCCGGTGCTGCTGGTGGCCGTCGACAACACCGCGCTCACCTTTGCCCTGCCCGAAATTGCCCGCTCCCTGGACGTCGGCGGCGTCCAATTGCTCTGGATCGTTGACGCCTACCCGCTGGTTCTTGCCGCGTTGCTGGTATCCATGGGCAACCTCGGCGACAGGATCGGACGACGGCGGCTGCTGCTGATCGGCAGCACGGGCTTCGCGGCGGTTTCGGCTGCTACAGCTTTCGCGCCTTCGGCTGAGTGGCTCATTGCAGGACGCGCCGGCCTTGGCGTCTTCGGCGCCATGCTGATGCCCTCAACGCTGTCCTTGATCCGGAACATCTTCGCCGATCCCAACCGGCGCCGGCTTGCCATCGCTGTCTGGGCTGCCGGGTTCTCGGGTGGTGCCGCCCTTGGGCCCATCTTCGGCGGTTGGTTGGTAGAGCACTTCTGGTGGGGTGCGGTGTTCCTCGTGGCCGCTTTCCTGCTTTTGCCCCTGCTTGCTTTCGGCCGGGCACTCATTCCGGAATCCAAGGACGCCAATCCCGGCCGCGTGGACGTGGCCAGCATTGTCCTTTCCGTGGTCACCATGGCTCCGTTCGTCTACGGCATCAAGGAATTCGCAGTCCACGGCTTCGGGGCGTCCGCGGCCGCATTCATGGGCTTCGGCCTGGTGATGGGCATTCTGTTTGTGCGTCGCCAGCAGCGGATCGAGAACCCCATGCTGGACGTTGCCCTGTTCAATAACAAGGTCTTCAGCACTGCAATCGTGGCGAACGTCCTGTCGCTCTTCTCCATGACAGGCTTCATCTACTTCTTCGCCCAGCACCTGCAGCTTGTTGAGGGTCAGTCACCCATGGAAGCCGGAATCGCCATGATTCCCGCCCTCCTGGCAACAGTCATCGCCGGCCTGCTGGTGGTGCCGCTGGTCCGGCGTGTCCGCCCCGGATACGTGGTGGCCGCCGGCCTGACACTCAGCGCCGCGGGCTACTTGATTGTGATGGTGGGCGACCACGGCAGCGGCCCCGTCTTCCTGCTGTCCGCCCTGACGGTCCTCGCAATCGGCGTGGGCGCAGCGGAAACCATTTCCAATGACCTCATCCTGGCTTCCGTTCCGGCCGACAAGTCCGGCGCCGCCTCCGCAATCTCCGAGACCGGCTACGAACTGGGCTCGCTCCTGGGAACGGCTGTTCTCGGCTCGATCCTCACCGCTTCCTATCAGCACAACCTCGTGATTCCAGACGGCGTTTCCCCGCAGGCAGCCGGGAAGTCCAGCGAAACCCTTGCCGGCGCCGTGGATGCGGCCGCAGCCCTTCCGGCACCTTTGTCGGAGGCCCTGACGGTCGCCGCCCGGACGGCTTTCGAGTCCGGCGTCCACATCACTGCGGCGATTGGGCTGGTATTGATGGCTGGCGCGGCAGTGCTCGCCGCCGTCGTGCTCCGCCGTGTGCCGAAGGCGCAGTAG
- a CDS encoding TetR/AcrR family transcriptional regulator: MPRKPVARDAVLDAFEALLIEVGERAATLDAVAKRAGVSKGGLLYHFPNKEALITALLERLDLLADEDTELMKAAPDGSAAYFIRSSLWADTPMDRAFVAATRLAEVAHEETRRRFAAIQQRWLDVLAEDVGPEVAKAVSYMGDGLYFNAIFEGGQEGGNAGREADVEILLGVLERLRK; this comes from the coding sequence ATGCCACGAAAACCAGTTGCCCGGGACGCGGTCCTGGATGCCTTTGAAGCCCTCCTTATAGAGGTAGGGGAGAGGGCTGCCACCCTCGATGCCGTTGCCAAACGTGCCGGGGTATCCAAAGGTGGGCTGCTCTACCACTTCCCGAACAAGGAAGCGCTGATCACGGCACTCTTGGAACGCCTTGACCTGCTCGCCGATGAAGACACTGAACTGATGAAGGCAGCGCCCGATGGTTCGGCCGCCTACTTCATCCGGTCATCGCTGTGGGCAGATACCCCCATGGACAGGGCCTTCGTCGCTGCCACCCGCCTGGCTGAAGTGGCCCACGAGGAAACCCGCCGCCGGTTCGCCGCCATCCAGCAGCGCTGGCTGGACGTGCTGGCCGAAGACGTCGGACCGGAGGTTGCCAAAGCCGTCAGCTACATGGGCGACGGCCTCTATTTCAATGCCATCTTTGAAGGCGGCCAGGAAGGCGGCAACGCCGGGCGGGAGGCCGACGTCGAAATCCTGCTCGGAGTCCTGGAGCGGCTGCGGAAGTAG